One genomic window of Corallococcus silvisoli includes the following:
- a CDS encoding DUF488 domain-containing protein produces the protein MIRLQRVYDEHGPDPRAGTRFLVDRLWPRGRRKADLRLDGWPREVGPSTELRRWFAHDVARWDEFRRRYIRELDAHHDAWEPLLEAARQGRITLLYGARDTEHNNARVLKDYLEAQLKRTARTKPRRTVH, from the coding sequence ATGATTCGACTCCAGCGTGTCTATGACGAGCACGGCCCGGACCCGCGGGCGGGGACTCGCTTCCTGGTGGACCGGCTGTGGCCCCGGGGGCGCAGGAAGGCGGACCTCCGCCTGGACGGCTGGCCTCGCGAGGTGGGGCCCAGCACGGAGCTGCGGCGGTGGTTTGCCCATGATGTGGCGCGCTGGGACGAGTTCCGGCGCCGGTACATTCGCGAGTTGGATGCGCACCACGACGCGTGGGAGCCGCTGCTCGAGGCGGCGCGCCAGGGCCGCATCACCTTGCTCTACGGGGCCCGCGACACCGAGCACAACAACGCCAGGGTGTTGAAGGACTACCTGGAGGCCCAGTTGAAGCGCACCGCGAGGACGAAGCCGCGCCGCACGGTGCACTGA
- a CDS encoding nuclease-related domain-containing protein, whose amino-acid sequence MKAAPIKTFFTRLFGMHTEERAWGRGAEGEERVGQLLEPLRPRGWFIQHDVKIGRTGANVDHLVVGPPGVYVINTKFLSQRVWVAGHVIQVGGANRNYVRKGEAEAKRIREELSAATRRRSLWVQSLLVFVDAELVVKEQPRNVPVLGAHELVPALLAQEATLEREEVVALARAAHRLATRD is encoded by the coding sequence GTGAAGGCCGCGCCCATCAAGACGTTCTTCACGCGGCTCTTCGGGATGCACACCGAAGAGCGTGCTTGGGGGCGCGGCGCCGAAGGCGAGGAGCGCGTGGGTCAGCTGCTCGAACCCCTTCGGCCGCGGGGCTGGTTCATCCAGCACGACGTCAAGATTGGCCGGACCGGCGCGAACGTGGATCACCTCGTGGTGGGCCCGCCGGGCGTCTACGTCATCAACACCAAGTTCCTCAGCCAGAGGGTGTGGGTCGCCGGACACGTCATCCAGGTCGGCGGCGCCAACCGGAACTACGTGAGGAAGGGCGAAGCGGAGGCCAAGCGGATCCGTGAGGAGCTGAGCGCGGCAACGCGACGCCGTTCGCTCTGGGTCCAGAGCCTGCTGGTCTTCGTGGACGCGGAGCTCGTGGTGAAGGAGCAGCCGAGGAACGTCCCGGTCCTTGGGGCCCACGAACTGGTTCCAGCACTGCTCGCGCAGGAGGCGACGCTGGAACGCGAAGAGGTCGTGGCGCTCGCCAGGGCCGCCCACCGACTGGCGACCCGGGACTGA
- a CDS encoding serine/threonine-protein kinase, producing METHEVVTDEELKEAPAATAPSVDPLVGSKIGEFVIRERVGAGGMGVVYRAEHPLIGKHAAIKVMRAELVSPEQEQRLRVEARAVNAIRHPGVLDIFNFGTLPDGRPYVVMELLQGQLLSDLLRVRERLDVGTTAWVLEQVLAALGAAHRAGVVHRDLKPANVFLMEQQDAAPLIKLVDFGIAKLMQAHDAQDGSTLGTPDFMAPEQIRGGEVGPAADLYALGVMAFQMLTGTRPFQGDNVQLMFAHVEQVPPRVSSRVEGIPPEFDDLVLQLMHKEPTQRPASAAAVRLKLRGLARPPVPSVDPEAETPAVVETQDVPTLARREEPTAQVTPGPRVAGTERRKATSFVVAALAGLALLGVGYGWGAQAGKAQRTQAFAPPSPSEPVVAEAPPAPPVTPPSATSAQAPVEAPPEEPSEDPAQEGAKSEPATVAKVTGLPPLPAGTESEKKMEQRLAGLFKQLLARATDVDADRALRGRLIQQYRAAAEATMDSERARIHVALDDIEKELTQRIALQDAPPAPVGVAAVVTPAPPPRVPALVIPKLPLLPQSNASEQRLAQRMDKLVAELRKRTQNQDVAPELTKQLVDLYTEAAKAQTATERMDVHQALDAWQERLKGRFPL from the coding sequence GTGGAGACGCACGAGGTGGTGACGGACGAGGAGCTCAAGGAGGCACCGGCGGCGACCGCGCCGTCGGTGGATCCGCTGGTGGGGTCGAAGATTGGCGAGTTCGTCATCCGGGAGCGCGTGGGCGCGGGCGGGATGGGGGTCGTCTACCGGGCGGAGCATCCGCTGATCGGCAAGCACGCGGCCATCAAGGTGATGCGCGCGGAGCTGGTGTCCCCGGAGCAGGAGCAGCGGCTGCGGGTGGAGGCTCGGGCGGTGAACGCCATCCGGCATCCGGGCGTGCTGGACATCTTCAATTTCGGGACGCTGCCAGACGGCCGGCCGTACGTGGTGATGGAGCTGCTCCAGGGCCAGTTGCTCTCGGACTTGCTGCGCGTGCGGGAGCGGCTGGACGTGGGGACCACGGCCTGGGTGTTGGAGCAGGTCCTGGCCGCGCTGGGCGCCGCGCACCGGGCGGGAGTGGTGCACCGAGACCTGAAGCCCGCGAACGTGTTCCTGATGGAACAGCAGGACGCGGCGCCGCTGATCAAGCTGGTGGATTTCGGCATCGCCAAGTTGATGCAGGCGCACGACGCGCAGGATGGCTCCACGCTGGGGACGCCGGACTTCATGGCCCCGGAGCAGATCCGCGGCGGCGAGGTGGGCCCGGCCGCGGACCTGTACGCGCTGGGGGTGATGGCGTTCCAGATGCTCACGGGCACCCGGCCGTTCCAGGGCGACAACGTGCAGCTGATGTTCGCGCACGTGGAGCAGGTCCCGCCTCGGGTGTCCTCGCGGGTGGAGGGGATTCCGCCGGAGTTCGACGACCTGGTGCTCCAGCTGATGCACAAGGAGCCCACCCAGCGGCCTGCGTCCGCGGCGGCCGTCCGGCTGAAGCTCCGCGGATTGGCGCGACCGCCGGTGCCCTCCGTGGACCCGGAGGCGGAGACCCCGGCGGTCGTGGAGACGCAGGACGTCCCGACGCTGGCACGGAGGGAGGAGCCCACGGCCCAGGTGACGCCAGGGCCCAGGGTGGCGGGGACGGAGCGCCGGAAGGCGACGTCCTTCGTGGTGGCGGCGCTCGCCGGGCTGGCGCTGCTCGGAGTGGGTTATGGGTGGGGCGCACAGGCGGGGAAGGCGCAGCGGACGCAGGCGTTCGCGCCGCCGAGCCCTTCCGAGCCGGTGGTGGCGGAGGCGCCGCCAGCGCCGCCGGTGACTCCGCCGTCGGCCACCTCGGCGCAGGCTCCTGTCGAGGCGCCGCCCGAGGAGCCCTCCGAGGACCCTGCGCAGGAGGGGGCGAAGAGCGAGCCCGCGACCGTGGCGAAGGTCACGGGGCTACCACCGTTGCCAGCCGGGACCGAGTCCGAGAAGAAGATGGAGCAGCGGCTGGCAGGCCTGTTCAAACAACTGCTGGCGCGGGCAACGGACGTGGATGCGGACAGAGCGCTGCGCGGCAGGCTGATCCAGCAATACCGGGCCGCCGCTGAAGCGACGATGGATTCCGAGCGTGCGCGCATCCACGTCGCGCTGGATGACATCGAGAAGGAGCTGACCCAGCGCATCGCGCTGCAGGACGCGCCCCCGGCTCCCGTCGGCGTCGCCGCCGTTGTTACCCCGGCGCCGCCGCCCCGGGTCCCGGCCCTCGTGATTCCCAAACTCCCCCTCCTGCCCCAAAGCAATGCCTCCGAGCAGCGGCTGGCCCAGCGCATGGACAAGCTGGTGGCGGAGCTCCGCAAGCGCACGCAGAACCAGGACGTCGCGCCGGAGCTCACCAAGCAGCTGGTGGACCTCTACACCGAGGCCGCGAAGGCCCAGACCGCCACCGAGCGCATGGACGTTCATCAGGCGCTGGATGCATGGCAGGAGCGGTTGAAGGGACGGTTCCCGCTTTGA
- a CDS encoding zinc-dependent alcohol dehydrogenase family protein, whose product MQAYELQHTTGSDGWVAVEKPEPRPALGQALVRIHAVSLNYRDLIIARGTYPGLHVPVIPCSDGAGEVVAVGPGVTRVKPGDRVAPTFFQTWTDGERTPEKVARALGGAIPGVLAQYVCVDAEGLALLPDWLTYEEGATLPCAAVTAWNALVPQGGLQPGQTVLAQGTGGVSIFALQFARILGARVIITSSHDDKLQRAKQLGAEGLVNYRRSPDWEQQVLSLTGGQGVDHVLEVGGAGTLPHSVAATKEGGHIALIGLLTGAPGKPDNTATGNKQLRVVSTYVGSREMFEDMLQAMTRQQTRPVIDRVFPFAQAREALRYMESGGHFGKIVVAV is encoded by the coding sequence ATGCAGGCGTACGAGCTCCAGCACACCACCGGCAGCGACGGCTGGGTCGCCGTCGAGAAACCCGAGCCCCGGCCCGCCCTGGGCCAGGCGCTCGTCCGCATCCACGCCGTCTCCCTCAACTACCGCGACCTCATCATCGCCCGAGGCACCTACCCGGGCCTCCACGTCCCCGTCATCCCCTGCTCCGATGGCGCGGGCGAGGTCGTCGCCGTGGGCCCAGGCGTCACCCGCGTCAAACCCGGGGACCGCGTCGCCCCCACCTTCTTCCAGACCTGGACCGACGGCGAGCGCACCCCGGAAAAAGTGGCCCGCGCGCTCGGCGGCGCCATCCCCGGCGTCCTCGCCCAGTACGTCTGCGTGGACGCCGAAGGGCTCGCCCTCCTCCCCGACTGGCTCACCTACGAAGAAGGGGCCACCCTCCCCTGCGCCGCCGTCACCGCCTGGAACGCGCTCGTCCCCCAGGGCGGCCTCCAGCCCGGACAGACGGTGCTCGCGCAAGGCACCGGCGGCGTCTCCATCTTCGCCCTCCAGTTCGCCCGCATCCTCGGCGCCCGCGTCATCATCACCTCCAGCCACGACGACAAGCTCCAGCGCGCGAAGCAGCTGGGCGCGGAGGGTCTCGTGAACTACCGGCGGTCTCCGGACTGGGAGCAGCAGGTCCTGTCCCTGACCGGCGGCCAGGGCGTGGACCACGTGCTGGAGGTCGGCGGCGCGGGCACCCTGCCCCACTCCGTGGCGGCCACGAAGGAGGGCGGCCACATCGCGCTCATCGGCCTGCTCACCGGCGCCCCGGGCAAGCCCGACAACACCGCCACCGGCAACAAGCAGCTGCGCGTCGTGAGCACCTACGTGGGCAGCCGCGAGATGTTCGAGGACATGCTCCAGGCCATGACGCGCCAGCAGACGCGGCCCGTCATCGACCGCGTCTTCCCCTTCGCCCAGGCGCGCGAGGCCCTGCGCTACATGGAGTCCGGCGGCCACTTCGGGAAGATCGTCGTCGCCGTGTGA
- a CDS encoding M16 family metallopeptidase has translation MRRLLPLLLLLLTPVLPASAEPPPEASRFFPYALKTTRLPNGLTVVRVPFNSPGIIAYVTAVRVGSRNEVEPGRTGFAHFFEHMMFKGTKSNPEGQRERILGGYGFDDNAFTTDDITVYQVYGPTAGLPQLIALEADRFQNLEYSEPSFQTEALAVLGEYHKNAAGPDLKLEEALAKTAFTHHTYQHTTLGFYEDVQAMPKAYAYSRAFFERWYTPANTTLFIVGDFDDAQVLAQVTQAYGAWNRKPASVTIPTEPAQTKARAVHVDWPQPTQPRHVLAWHTPAARADTPDAAIQSLLAEYLVGDTSPAYKELVLEKQFVESLDVANTPHRDPYLFTIDATLQDEKHRADVETTLRREAKALASGKVDAARVKAIQDHLRYGMLMDLETPRDVAIDLAVYAGVMGPPDSLGSYLKQLGGVTPQQLTAFAKKYLVDTNLTVLTLTPKATAGGTP, from the coding sequence ATGCGCCGCCTGTTGCCACTCCTGCTGCTGCTCCTGACGCCGGTGCTCCCGGCGTCCGCCGAGCCGCCTCCAGAAGCCTCCCGCTTCTTCCCCTACGCGCTGAAGACGACGCGCCTGCCCAACGGCCTTACCGTCGTCCGCGTGCCGTTCAACTCGCCCGGCATCATCGCCTACGTCACCGCCGTGCGCGTGGGCTCGCGCAACGAGGTGGAGCCAGGCCGCACCGGCTTCGCCCACTTCTTCGAGCACATGATGTTCAAGGGGACGAAGTCCAACCCCGAGGGCCAGCGCGAGCGCATCCTCGGAGGCTACGGCTTCGACGACAACGCCTTCACCACCGACGACATCACCGTCTACCAGGTGTACGGCCCCACCGCCGGCCTGCCCCAGCTCATCGCGCTGGAGGCGGACCGCTTCCAGAACCTGGAGTACTCGGAGCCGTCCTTCCAGACCGAGGCGCTCGCCGTCCTGGGCGAGTACCACAAGAACGCCGCCGGCCCCGACCTGAAGCTGGAGGAGGCCCTGGCGAAGACCGCCTTCACCCACCACACCTACCAGCACACCACGCTCGGCTTCTACGAGGACGTCCAGGCCATGCCCAAGGCGTACGCGTACAGCCGCGCCTTCTTCGAGCGCTGGTACACGCCCGCCAACACCACCCTCTTCATCGTCGGGGACTTCGACGACGCCCAGGTCCTGGCCCAGGTGACGCAGGCCTACGGCGCCTGGAACCGCAAGCCCGCCTCCGTCACCATCCCCACCGAGCCCGCGCAAACGAAGGCCCGCGCCGTCCACGTGGACTGGCCCCAGCCCACGCAGCCCCGCCACGTGCTCGCGTGGCACACGCCCGCCGCCCGCGCCGACACGCCGGACGCCGCCATCCAGTCCCTCCTCGCCGAGTACCTCGTGGGCGACACCAGCCCCGCCTACAAGGAGCTGGTGCTGGAGAAGCAGTTCGTCGAGTCCCTGGACGTCGCCAACACGCCCCACCGCGACCCCTACCTCTTCACCATCGACGCCACGCTCCAGGATGAGAAGCACCGCGCCGACGTGGAGACCACCCTGCGCCGTGAAGCGAAGGCCCTGGCCAGCGGCAAGGTGGACGCGGCCCGCGTGAAGGCCATCCAGGACCACCTGCGCTACGGCATGCTGATGGACCTGGAGACGCCGCGCGACGTGGCCATCGACCTGGCCGTCTACGCGGGCGTCATGGGCCCGCCGGACTCCCTGGGCAGCTACCTGAAGCAGTTGGGCGGCGTCACGCCCCAGCAGCTCACCGCGTTCGCGAAGAAGTACCTCGTGGACACCAACCTCACCGTCCTCACCCTCACCCCCAAGGCCACCGCCGGAGGGACGCCGTGA
- a CDS encoding M16 family metallopeptidase produces MKTHPSVSLAVAAALSLAGCASTPKPAPEAAPPQVTAAPETPAPAAVPAVPLNQPKPMQLVVQARPETPIVSLRLVFHTGSIDDPKGKEGLTALTAKLMAEGGTQKLTSAQLLEALYPMAAELKVTTDKEMTTLAGRVHQDFLPRFLELFTDTLLAPRFEPAEFERLRANALNGVRNGLRSEDDETLGKVGLDALLYAGHPYAHYTGGTVQGLQALTLEDVKAQAARVFTQDRLVIGLAGPVDAKLQEAVTSRLSALPATGAPRVALPPVPSSAGRTLILQKPALSTAVSMGFVTPLRRGDPDFFPVAFALSNLGEHRQFIGVLFNELREQRGLNYGDYAYAEHFIEDRGNGTFNRTNLVRTQQDVSLWLRPVVPANGVFATRGAVYFLDQMVKQPLPRERFDLVRGFLQGYTRLWEQTDQRRLGYAIDSLYYGTPDFLASYRAALATMTPESVNAAVRRRLQPDQLAFVFVTEDADGLAKALKSGAPSPITYASPKSPELLKQDEAIIQQKLPVNPDAIQVLPAARFMEH; encoded by the coding sequence ATGAAGACCCACCCGTCCGTGTCCCTCGCCGTCGCCGCCGCGCTGTCCCTCGCCGGCTGCGCCTCCACCCCCAAGCCCGCCCCCGAGGCCGCGCCGCCGCAGGTCACCGCCGCGCCAGAGACCCCGGCGCCGGCCGCGGTGCCGGCCGTGCCCCTGAACCAGCCGAAGCCGATGCAGCTCGTCGTGCAGGCCCGGCCGGAGACGCCCATCGTCAGCCTGCGGCTGGTCTTCCACACGGGCTCCATCGACGACCCGAAGGGCAAGGAGGGCCTCACCGCCCTCACCGCGAAGCTGATGGCGGAGGGCGGCACGCAGAAGCTCACCTCCGCCCAGCTGCTGGAAGCGCTCTACCCCATGGCCGCCGAGCTCAAGGTGACCACGGACAAGGAGATGACCACCCTCGCCGGCCGCGTGCACCAGGACTTCCTTCCGCGCTTCCTGGAGCTGTTCACCGACACGCTGCTCGCGCCCCGCTTCGAGCCCGCGGAGTTCGAACGCCTGCGCGCCAACGCGCTCAATGGCGTGCGCAACGGCCTGCGCAGCGAGGACGACGAGACCCTTGGCAAGGTGGGCCTGGACGCGCTGCTCTACGCGGGCCACCCGTACGCCCACTACACCGGCGGCACCGTGCAGGGGCTCCAGGCGCTCACGCTCGAGGACGTGAAGGCGCAGGCGGCCCGCGTGTTCACCCAGGACCGGCTCGTCATCGGGCTGGCGGGCCCGGTGGACGCGAAGCTCCAGGAGGCCGTCACCTCGCGCCTGTCCGCGCTGCCCGCCACGGGGGCGCCGCGCGTGGCGCTGCCGCCCGTGCCCTCGTCCGCGGGCCGCACGCTCATCCTCCAGAAGCCCGCGCTCTCCACCGCCGTGAGCATGGGCTTCGTCACGCCGCTGCGCCGCGGAGACCCGGACTTCTTCCCGGTGGCGTTCGCGCTGTCCAACCTGGGCGAGCACCGCCAGTTCATCGGCGTGCTCTTCAACGAGCTGCGTGAGCAGCGCGGCCTCAACTACGGCGACTACGCCTACGCCGAGCACTTCATCGAGGACCGCGGCAACGGCACCTTCAACCGCACCAACCTGGTGCGCACCCAGCAGGACGTGTCCCTGTGGCTGCGCCCCGTGGTGCCCGCCAACGGCGTGTTCGCCACGCGCGGCGCGGTGTACTTCCTGGACCAGATGGTGAAGCAGCCGCTCCCGCGCGAGCGCTTCGACCTGGTGCGCGGCTTCCTCCAGGGCTACACCCGCCTGTGGGAGCAGACCGACCAGCGCCGGTTGGGCTACGCCATCGACTCGCTCTACTACGGCACGCCGGACTTCCTGGCGTCGTACCGCGCCGCGCTGGCGACGATGACGCCAGAGTCCGTGAACGCGGCCGTGCGCCGGAGGCTCCAGCCGGATCAACTGGCGTTCGTGTTCGTCACCGAGGACGCCGACGGACTGGCGAAGGCGCTGAAGTCCGGCGCGCCGTCGCCCATCACCTACGCGTCGCCCAAGTCGCCGGAGCTGCTCAAGCAGGATGAAGCCATCATCCAGCAGAAGCTGCCGGTGAACCCGGACGCCATCCAGGTCCTCCCGGCCGCGCGGTTCATGGAGCACTGA
- a CDS encoding OmpA family protein: MQCPDSEHVSWSRSACGAALRLALLGLLLTTAAAHAQPDPFSRGFDAVPVKPTAAQSSGIGLEGATVEPVGSYRGALLLDFNWRILALKLGEKKLGDLLPYRLDAHLLFSYQLLERLEVGVDLPFTVVQGDNFSLLGDALNSPTFPGAEGVSSTTLGDFRVLPRVSLLNPDRFPVGLALVAEVRLPTGSARSFTGESGVVFAPRLAVDKKLGPLPVRLLGNVGVLLRPAAQYLNLRVDDELTLGAGGIVDLPDIGRLSEVKATAEMHLRTPLVRPFNFDQSDSLKSPWELLVGARAKVWGDWGLELDVGRGLNVTTGYGREALRVMLALRYDKSYGGPDSDGDGVPDIRDRCPTQPEDKDGFEDYDGCPDPDNDGDGVEDGDDACPNVKGPKENKGCPVEPEKDTDGDGIIDRLDKCPNVPGLKDFDGCPDTDFDEIPDGEDDCPDVAGPPENNGCPYDAPPYVVVESDRIRIKGNILFETNSAIIQKQSYPLLDEVASVLVKNPTLGPVQIEGHTDNKGSRTLNVDLSNRRAKSVLDYLVKKGIDRKRLTSQGFGFDRPIDTNDTALGRARNRRVDFKLVKSEIETGPKETVVPNGQPPPPGTEPVPGPGAPPASDTAAPPKSAPAAGTGTQPKATTAPDASTPAKSTTAAGTSTPPKSATTPDASTSPKATTAPEASAPAKSTPATGTSTPPKATTTPEASAPAKATTAAGTSTPAKSTTAAGASTPPKSATTPDASTSPKATTAPGPGTPPKATAAPDAGTPTGKK, encoded by the coding sequence ATGCAATGCCCCGACTCCGAACATGTTTCGTGGAGCCGGTCCGCGTGCGGCGCGGCCCTGCGACTCGCGCTCCTGGGCCTGCTGCTCACCACGGCAGCGGCCCACGCCCAGCCTGATCCTTTCTCCCGTGGCTTCGACGCGGTGCCCGTGAAACCCACGGCCGCGCAGTCCAGCGGCATCGGGCTGGAAGGCGCCACCGTGGAGCCGGTGGGCAGCTACCGGGGCGCGCTGCTGCTGGACTTCAACTGGCGCATCCTGGCCCTCAAGCTGGGAGAGAAGAAGCTGGGGGACCTGCTCCCGTACCGGCTGGACGCGCACCTGCTGTTCTCCTACCAGCTGCTGGAGCGGCTGGAGGTGGGCGTGGACCTGCCGTTCACGGTCGTCCAGGGCGACAACTTCTCGCTGCTGGGCGACGCGCTGAACTCGCCGACCTTCCCCGGCGCCGAGGGCGTCAGCAGCACCACGCTGGGCGACTTCCGCGTGCTGCCGCGCGTGAGCTTGCTGAATCCAGACCGCTTCCCGGTGGGGCTCGCGCTGGTGGCGGAGGTGCGGCTGCCCACCGGCAGCGCGCGGAGCTTCACGGGTGAGAGCGGCGTCGTGTTCGCCCCGCGCCTGGCCGTGGACAAGAAGCTGGGCCCCCTGCCGGTGCGCCTGCTGGGCAACGTGGGCGTGCTGCTGCGCCCCGCGGCGCAGTACCTCAACCTGCGCGTGGACGACGAGCTGACGCTGGGCGCGGGCGGCATCGTGGACCTGCCGGACATTGGCCGGCTGAGCGAGGTGAAGGCCACGGCCGAAATGCACCTGCGCACGCCGCTGGTGCGCCCGTTCAACTTCGACCAGTCGGATTCGCTCAAGTCACCGTGGGAGCTGCTGGTGGGTGCTCGCGCGAAGGTGTGGGGCGACTGGGGCCTGGAGCTGGACGTGGGCCGCGGGCTCAACGTCACCACGGGCTACGGCCGCGAGGCCCTGCGGGTCATGCTGGCGCTGCGCTACGACAAGAGCTACGGCGGACCGGACTCGGACGGCGACGGCGTGCCGGACATCCGCGACCGCTGCCCCACGCAGCCCGAGGACAAGGACGGCTTCGAGGATTACGACGGCTGCCCGGATCCGGACAACGACGGCGACGGCGTGGAGGACGGCGACGACGCGTGCCCCAACGTGAAGGGGCCGAAGGAGAACAAGGGCTGCCCGGTGGAGCCGGAGAAGGACACCGACGGCGACGGCATCATCGACCGGCTGGACAAGTGCCCGAACGTGCCCGGCCTGAAGGACTTCGACGGCTGCCCGGACACGGACTTCGACGAGATTCCGGACGGCGAGGACGACTGCCCCGACGTGGCCGGCCCGCCGGAGAACAACGGCTGCCCGTACGACGCCCCGCCCTACGTGGTCGTGGAGTCGGACCGCATCCGCATCAAGGGCAACATCCTCTTCGAGACGAACTCCGCGATCATCCAGAAGCAGTCGTACCCGCTGCTGGACGAGGTGGCGTCGGTGCTCGTGAAGAACCCCACGCTGGGGCCGGTGCAGATTGAAGGGCACACGGACAACAAGGGGTCGCGCACGCTCAACGTGGACCTGTCCAACCGGCGCGCGAAGTCGGTGCTCGACTACCTGGTGAAGAAGGGCATCGACCGCAAGCGCCTGACGTCGCAGGGCTTCGGGTTCGACCGGCCCATCGACACCAACGACACGGCGCTGGGCCGCGCGAGGAACCGGCGCGTGGACTTCAAGCTGGTCAAGTCGGAGATCGAGACCGGCCCCAAGGAGACGGTGGTGCCCAACGGCCAGCCGCCTCCGCCCGGCACCGAGCCCGTCCCCGGACCGGGTGCGCCTCCCGCGAGCGACACGGCCGCCCCGCCCAAGTCAGCGCCCGCGGCCGGTACGGGGACACAGCCCAAGGCCACGACCGCGCCGGATGCGAGCACACCGGCCAAGTCCACGACCGCGGCAGGAACGAGCACACCGCCCAAGTCAGCGACCACGCCGGACGCGAGCACATCTCCCAAGGCCACGACCGCGCCAGAGGCGAGCGCACCGGCCAAGTCCACTCCCGCGACTGGAACGAGCACACCGCCCAAGGCCACGACCACGCCAGAGGCGAGCGCACCGGCCAAGGCCACGACCGCGGCAGGAACGAGCACACCAGCCAAGTCGACGACCGCAGCCGGCGCGAGTACGCCGCCCAAGTCAGCGACCACGCCGGACGCGAGCACATCTCCCAAGGCCACGACCGCGCCGGGCCCAGGCACTCCGCCCAAGGCCACGGCGGCGCCGGACGCGGGCAC